The sequence ACGATTGAAGAACTGTATCAAAACCCTGACAGAAATCAATTTTTTCCTCAACTTCGCCAATGGTTGAAAAAGACAGGATACACTGAAGGATCTTCATGAAACATTTTATGATAGCTTAAGACTTGCTATATATCATTCATTTTCAAACCATGATTAATGCCAAACTAAAACCAGACTGGGCAGGAGAAGATTTTCTGTCTCAAATTGTTAACATTTTAATTCAAACTAAACCGCTTTATAACTTAATGAAGCTTCAAGCGAGACAAGTGTTAATTAAAACGGCAGAAAAAAATGGAGTTCAGTGGCGAAAAACTTGCCAAGAATTAGACAAAGCAGGCGCGAAGGAACTGTTAGAAAGTGTTACTAATCCTAATATTCAATATCCCGATTATTATCAAGTTCCCTTTCATGCTTATGATGAAGGAAATCTCTGTTGGTTAGCCGCCTTTGAAGCTGAACCTGCAACAAAAGCAATGGGGTTGCGAGTTTGGCCGAAAGAGCAAATTACCTGGGAAACCGCAGAACATCGGTTACGGTCTAGCTTCCATGAAATCTTAGGACAATATTGTCCTGAAAGCGTGGAGAATGTATTAGATATTGGTTGTTCTGTGGGGATGTCAACTCTCCCATTACATCGCTATTTAGTTCAAAAATATGGTCATCCTATTAGAACAGTAGGGTTAGATTTATCACCCTATATGTTAGCGGTGGCAAAAGTTCGAGATACCCAGGGAGAAATCGCCGAATGGAGACAGGAACTCGCTGAAAATACGAGTTTTCCTGATAATAGTTTTGATGTTGTTACCCTGCAATTTTTGTTACATGAACTTCCCAATAAACCCAGTCGAGATATTTTTCAGGAAGCGTTCAGAATTGTACGTCCAGGGGGTTGTTTAGCTATTGTGGATAATAATCCGAAATCTGAAGTGATTCAAAATTTACCTCCCGCGTTATTTATTCTGATGAAAAGTACCGAACCCTGGAGTGATGAATATTACACTTTTGATGTGGAAAAAACCTTACAAGAGGTTGGGTTTGATTATAAAATAACGGTTCCTAGTGACCCCCGCCATCGCACCATTATTGCGATGAAACCTTAAGTCCGTAGAAACCGGGTTTCTAAAACTATCTTGATTTGATTGAATTAATCTTAAAAAGAAACCCGGTTTCTCTGGGATTATTTGCTACGGTTAATTAGTATTTGCAAAGAAGTTGAAGATTATGAAAACGTTAGCGC comes from Planktothrix tepida PCC 9214 and encodes:
- a CDS encoding class I SAM-dependent methyltransferase codes for the protein MINAKLKPDWAGEDFLSQIVNILIQTKPLYNLMKLQARQVLIKTAEKNGVQWRKTCQELDKAGAKELLESVTNPNIQYPDYYQVPFHAYDEGNLCWLAAFEAEPATKAMGLRVWPKEQITWETAEHRLRSSFHEILGQYCPESVENVLDIGCSVGMSTLPLHRYLVQKYGHPIRTVGLDLSPYMLAVAKVRDTQGEIAEWRQELAENTSFPDNSFDVVTLQFLLHELPNKPSRDIFQEAFRIVRPGGCLAIVDNNPKSEVIQNLPPALFILMKSTEPWSDEYYTFDVEKTLQEVGFDYKITVPSDPRHRTIIAMKP